In Trifolium pratense cultivar HEN17-A07 linkage group LG7, ARS_RC_1.1, whole genome shotgun sequence, a genomic segment contains:
- the LOC123895044 gene encoding transcriptional regulator SUPERMAN-like: protein MMKKNNMSTSLKSYHHHTYYNNNPIITNKSPSHSNNGSSSEDYMNGYPWPPRSYTCSFCRKEFKSAQALGGHMNVHRRDRARLRQSSPPTHEVQPPTQGSSMLNLNNPTNPNNFFSNSSSSSPLSSSSTLGTNLKPITCTLPLFVVDGILLNPTLSKMTKEPLRKSNMEQYDDLACEDECGMVKKGEILRMDLEIGLPGDYDDNNLDLELRLGTTTYSN from the coding sequence ATGATGAAGAAGAACAATATGAGCACAAGTTTGAAAAGCTATCATCACCATACTTATTACAACAACAATCCAATCATAACAAACAAAAGTCCTTCTCATAGTAATAATGGATCATCATCAGAAGATTATATGAATGGATATCCATGGCCACCAAGATCATACACATGTAGCTTTTGTAGAAAAGAGTTCAAATCAGCTCAAGCACTTGGTGGTCACATGAATGTTCATAGAAGAGATAGAGCAAGACTTAGACAATCATCACCACCAACTCATGAAGTTCAACCACCAACTCAAGGTTCTTCTATGCTTAACCTTAATAACCCTACTAACCCTAATAACTTTTTCTCAaactcatcttcatcatcaccattaTCATCATCTTCCACTTTAGGAACAAATCTTAAGCCTATTACTTGCACTTTACCTTTGTTTGTTGTGGATGGTATTTTGTTGAACCCTACTTTGAGCAAAATGACCAAAGAGCCcttaagaaaatcaaatatgGAACAATATGATGATTTAGCTTGTGAAGATGAATGTGGAATGGTGAAGAAAGGTGAGATTCTAAGGATGGATTTGGAGATAGGTTTGCCAGGAGATTATGATGATAATAACTTGGATCTTGAGCTTCGTTTGGGTACTACTACTTACTCTAATTAG
- the LOC123896445 gene encoding uncharacterized protein LOC123896445: protein MDDVQKLLIMVLKRGDDHLDVELIHCSMCTNFLMSCKCIRELLVGSIWLDMSTLSVWCSYIHRLCIENNTTNVYGILEPTFLNIVGDAGKKSDQRISQSKCKKYIQHKLQNEKKECQLLPFNHVGHWQLIILCPKINTVVVICSLHWKLNPIMEKIVSSVFTVDQMANGNRKNNTVWLYPQARKQYNSNDCGYYVMKNMLDIVTAKITDSWMEVFNDPKELTAEEMYELRLRWSTYFLELLEG, encoded by the exons ATGGACGATGTTCAGAAATTGTTAATCATGGTTCTGAAAAGGGGTGATGATCATTTGGATGTAGAATTAATTCATTGTTCAATGTGTACTAATTTTCTCATGTCTTGCAAGTGTATAAGAGAGTTGTTGGTGGGTTCTATTTGGCTCGACATGAGTACTCTAAGTGTTTGGTGCTC gTACATTCATCGTTTATGCATTGAAAACAACACCACAAATGTATATGGAATTTTGGAACCAACTTTTCTGAACATTGTTGGTGATGCTGGGAAAAAAAGTGATCagagaatatctcaaagtaAATGCAAGAAATACATCCAGCATAAGttacaaaatgaaaagaaagagtgtCAATTATTACCATTTAACCATGT AGGACATTGGCAGTTGATAATACTTTGTCCAAAGATAAATACCGTGGTTGTTATTTGTTCACTACATTGGAAACTTAATCCAATAATGGagaaaattgtttcaag TGTTTTTACGGTTGATCAAATGGCGAATGGCAATAGAAAGAACAATACCGTATGGCTTTATCCACAA gcgaggaaacaatataattcaaatgacTGTGGATactatgtaatgaaaaatatgttggacaTTGTCACTGCTAAGATAACTGATTCTTGGATGgag GTATTTAATGACCCAAAAGAGTTAACAGCTGAGGAGATGTATGAATTGCGATTACGTTGGTCAACATATTTTTTGGAGTTATTGGAGGGTTAA
- the LOC123895045 gene encoding pathogen-related protein-like isoform X2, with the protein MANVVAKDKYRSILHDEAENIKWRHGGPPTYGLVNQLFEEGRTKSWEMELTHKIRLQDFKTIVPEKFKFFVNGREGLTAEETLSLGSYNALLKSSLPDNFKPYKANEETFESSHEAFKSAFPRGFAWEVIKVFTGPPEIAFKFRHWGFFEGPFKGHAPTGKIVQFSGLGTLKVDDSLKVEEVEIYYDPGELFGGLLSNGDSTKSSACPFSN; encoded by the exons ATGGCTAACGTAGTTGCAAAAGACAAGTATAGATCAATTTTGCATGATGAAGCTGAGAACATCAAGTGGAGACATGGTGGCCCTCCCACCTATGGTCTTGTCAACCAACTTTTTGAAGAAGGAAGAACCAAA TCTTGGGAGATGGAGCTCACACACAAGATCCGTTTGCAAGACTTCAAAACTATTGTGCCTGAAAAATTCAAGTTCTTTGTTAATG GTAGGGAGGGATTAACTGCAGAAGAAACTCTAAGCTTAGGAAGTTATAATGCATTATTGAAAAGTTCTCTTCCAGATAATTTCAAGCCATACAAGGCAAATGAAGAGACTTTTGAATCATCTCATGAAGCATTCAAATCGGCTTTTCCAAGAGGATTTGCATGGGAAGTGATTAAAGTTTTCACAGGACCACCTGAAATTGCTTTCAAGTTTAGGCATTGGGGATTCTTTGAAGGTCCTTTCAAGGGACATGCACCTACCGGAAAGATAGTCCAATTCTCTGGTTTGGGAACTCTCAAg gTGGATGACTCTTTGAAGGTTGAAGAAGTTGAGATTTACTATGATCCAGGAGAGTTGTTTGGAGGCCTTCTATCAAATGGAGATAGCACCAAATCTTCAGCATGTCCTTTCTCTAATTAA
- the LOC123895045 gene encoding pathogen-related protein-like isoform X1, which yields MANVVAKDKYRSILHDEAENIKWRHGGPPTYGLVNQLFEEGRTKEWPEGSLEEIVQNAIKSWEMELTHKIRLQDFKTIVPEKFKFFVNGREGLTAEETLSLGSYNALLKSSLPDNFKPYKANEETFESSHEAFKSAFPRGFAWEVIKVFTGPPEIAFKFRHWGFFEGPFKGHAPTGKIVQFSGLGTLKVDDSLKVEEVEIYYDPGELFGGLLSNGDSTKSSACPFSN from the exons ATGGCTAACGTAGTTGCAAAAGACAAGTATAGATCAATTTTGCATGATGAAGCTGAGAACATCAAGTGGAGACATGGTGGCCCTCCCACCTATGGTCTTGTCAACCAACTTTTTGAAGAAGGAAGAACCAAA GAATGGCCAGAGGGATCATTGGAGGAGATAGTGCAAAATGCTATTAAGTCTTGGGAGATGGAGCTCACACACAAGATCCGTTTGCAAGACTTCAAAACTATTGTGCCTGAAAAATTCAAGTTCTTTGTTAATG GTAGGGAGGGATTAACTGCAGAAGAAACTCTAAGCTTAGGAAGTTATAATGCATTATTGAAAAGTTCTCTTCCAGATAATTTCAAGCCATACAAGGCAAATGAAGAGACTTTTGAATCATCTCATGAAGCATTCAAATCGGCTTTTCCAAGAGGATTTGCATGGGAAGTGATTAAAGTTTTCACAGGACCACCTGAAATTGCTTTCAAGTTTAGGCATTGGGGATTCTTTGAAGGTCCTTTCAAGGGACATGCACCTACCGGAAAGATAGTCCAATTCTCTGGTTTGGGAACTCTCAAg gTGGATGACTCTTTGAAGGTTGAAGAAGTTGAGATTTACTATGATCCAGGAGAGTTGTTTGGAGGCCTTCTATCAAATGGAGATAGCACCAAATCTTCAGCATGTCCTTTCTCTAATTAA
- the LOC123895046 gene encoding protein PELOTA 1-like has protein sequence MQEGLAHILLVGRSMTVTRSRIKASIPRKHGAAIAGFEKALNKFFENVLQDQFHRHLFLEAERRQLRPIIENKSRIILAHTSS, from the exons ATGCAAGAAGGATTAGCCCATATCCTCCTTGTTGGTAGAAG TATGACTGTTACTCGTTCACGGATAAAAGCTTCAATTCCTCGCAAGCATGGGGCTGCAATTGCTGGTTTTGAGAAA GCTTTGAATAAGTTCTTTGAGAATGTTTTGCAG GATCAGTTTCATCGTCACTTATTTTTGGAGGCAGAAAGAAGACAGCTGCGACCTATTATTGAAAACAAATCACGCATCATTCTCGCACACACAAGCTCATGA
- the LOC123895047 gene encoding protein DOG1-like 4: MTNPTFTQFYESWYSQFNNLIHQLTISSSQTENSEELILKVMSHYEDYYNAKSMAAEKDPLHVLSSPWATSLERSLHWIAGWRPTTAFHLIYTESSLLFESHIVDILRGFTTGDLGDLSPNQFRRVSDLQCDTVKEENSITEELSEWQDNASDMMGPESDINNMIERLVSIIKKADDLRLRTLRSVVEFLSPQQAIEFLIASAELTVGIRGWGLNHDRSRPRI, from the exons atgACAAATCCAACTTTCACCCAATTCTACGAATCATGGTACTCACAATTCAACAACTTAATCCACCAACTCACAATTTCATCATCTCAAACCGAAAACTCCGAAGAACTTATCCTAAAAGTTATGTCTCACTATGAAGACTATTACAATGCTAAATCAATGGCTGCTGAGAAAGATCCATTACACGTGTTATCATCTCCTTGGGCTACTTCACTTGAACGTTCACTTCATTGGATTGCTGGTTGGAGACCCACCACAGCTTTTCATCTTATATATACTGAATCTTCTCTTCTTTTTGAGTCTCACATTGTTGATATTCTTCGTGGGTTTACCACTGGTGATCTTGGTGATCTTTCTCCTAATCAGTTTCGTCGTGTTAGTGACTTGCAATGTGATACT GTGAAAGAAGAGAATTCTATAACGGAGGAGCTATCAGAGTGGCAGGACAATGCGAGCGATATGATGGGTCCAGAGTCTGATATCAACAACATGATCGAACGGCTGGTAAGCATTATTAAGAAAGCGGATGATCTACGATTGAGAACATTGCGAAGCGTGGTGGAATTCTTGTCACCGCAGCAGGCTATCGAGTTCTTGATTGCTTCAGCTGAGTTGACAGTTGGGATACGCGGTTGGGGATTGAATCATGATCGTTCGCGTCCTAGGATATGA